The DNA segment ATTCATGTGCAAATCGGTCATGCCGGGTCGGACGCGGCGGCCCGCGGTTCAGTTCCCGTCGCCGCGAAGCTGACGCCGGGCGGTACGCTCCGGGCTCCACGGGAAGGACCGTGGCTCAGCGGACCGGAGCGGAGGCCGAGGATGACCGAACGGCGCTACCGGCTGCGGGCGGCGACATCCGACGACGCGGACCAGATCGCCGAGATCTGGCGCCGAGGCTGGCACGACGGGCACGCGGGCCGAGTGCCGAAGCAGCTGGTCGCCGCGAGGACCCCGGAGTCGTTCCGGGTACGCGCCGCCGACCGGGTCGCCGACACGACGGTGGCCGTGACCGCCGGTGACGTCGCGGGCTTCGTGATGGTCGTCGAGGACGAAGTGGAGCAGGTCTACGTCGGGGCGGACCACAGGGGATCAGGGGTCGCCGCCGTCTTGCTCGGTGAGGCGGAACGTCTTGTCGCCCGCAATGGATACCGCGCGGCATGGCTCGCGGTGGTGGCTGGCAACGCGCGCGCACGGCACTTCTACGAGCGAGAAGGCTGGCGGGACGAGGGCCCGTTCGGGTACGGCGCCGCGACGGAGGAGGAGATCGTCGAGGTGCCCTGTCACCGGTACGTCAAGGATCTCGCTTCGTGAGCGCCGGTAGGCTGGACGGATCTCCGGCTCGCCGTTAGTCCACAGTGGACTAGGCGACGGGGGTG comes from the Prauserella marina genome and includes:
- a CDS encoding GNAT family N-acetyltransferase, yielding MTERRYRLRAATSDDADQIAEIWRRGWHDGHAGRVPKQLVAARTPESFRVRAADRVADTTVAVTAGDVAGFVMVVEDEVEQVYVGADHRGSGVAAVLLGEAERLVARNGYRAAWLAVVAGNARARHFYEREGWRDEGPFGYGAATEEEIVEVPCHRYVKDLAS